In Terriglobus aquaticus, the genomic window GTCGTCCGCGCCTGCCTCAAAGCCGGCTAGAACATCTTCGGCGCGCCCGCGGGCAGTCAGCATGAGGATCGGCGTGAAGTTGCCGGCTAGACGGAGCTGGCGCGCCACCTCGAAACCCTCGATGCCGGGAAGCATCACGTCGAGCAGGATCGCGTCGGGATTGGAGCCAGCGAGGTACTCGAGCGCGGTCTCGCCATCGGCGGCGTAGTGGGTGCGGTAGCCCTCGACACGCAAATTGAAGAGCACCACTTCTGCGAGATGCGCCTCATCTTCGACCAGCAGCACCAGAGGCGCCGCTGCGCCCTGCGCGTTCAACGCGCAACCTCTGGCGTCGAACCGGAAACAGATACGGGAACCGAACTGGACGGCAGCAGAGGCAACTGCAGCGTGATCGTAGTGCCAAGGCCAGTGCCGTAGCTCTGCGCCGTGGCGTCCCCGCCGTGCTCGCGTGCGATGGCCCGGGTGATGAAGAGCCCTAACCCGGTGCCTTTGATCTTGCTGATCTCGCGCGACCCCACGCGGTAGAAACGGTGGAACACACGCTTCAGGTGAGACGGAGGTATGCCGACACCCTTATCGGTGATGCGCAGCATGGCCACATTGCCACGCAGGATGCTGACCTCAGCCGTGATGTCGACACCGTTCGGCGAGTACTTCACCGCGTTATCCAGCACGTTGAGCAGAGCGGTGCGGAGACTCTGCACATTGGCCGAGACGAACACGCGTTGAGCGCTCTGGTTGTCGAGCCGTACTTGCTCCGGCTGCAGGTGATGCCGACGCACGGTCTCCGCAAGAGCCTCGCTGGCCAGATCAGCGAGGTCTACTGGAAGGCGCGAGGCGTTGTTCCGGATCACGCTCTTGGCGTTCGCTTCGCCGGCGCGCAATACCTGCTCGACCGTGTGCAGAAGCCGATCGTTGTCTTCCATCATGCGCGCGTAGAACTCCTGGCGTTGCGTTTCGTCCAGCGATCTGCGCTGCAGTGTTTCCAGGTAGAGCCGGATGGAGGCGATCGGAGTCTTCAGCTCATGCGTGACCGCGTTGAGGAAGCTGTCCTGGCGCTCATTGCGGCGAACTTCGCGGACCAGAAAAATGGTGTTCAGGACCAAGCCGGCAATCAGTACGGTGAAGAAGCAAATACCCAGGACCAGGAACACCACATGGCGCTGGTGCACGTTCAGGATGATCCAGCCGACATTGAGCGCAACCGCTAGTCCCACCAGGCAAATGCCAAGCGTGATGAAGAAGGCAATCGCGCCGCGGCGGCGGGTGATGTTCATGGACAGAAGTGTAAGAGTGCGACGTGGAAAGGAGAAGAGCCTGCGGCGAACGTGCGGGGTTAGGCCGTCGGACGCAAGAAAGGGCCGGAGATACTCTCCGGCCCTTTCTCTTGATCGTCTGTGCTGCTTACATGCCTGCCGGCTTCGGATCCATCGGGTCCCACTTGGCGACCTGGACCTTCTTGGCAAGGCCGAGCTTTTCCATGACCCAGATGCCGTAGTAGTTGATGTCGAACTCGTACCAGACCAGGCCGTGACGAGCGCTGACGGGGTGTGCGTGGTGATTGTTGTGCCAGCCTTCACCGCCGGTGAGCAGGGCCACCAGCCAGTTGTTGCGGCTGTCATCCTTCGTTTCAAAGCGGCGAGGACCCCAGATGTGCGTCAGCGAATTGACGAGCCAGGTGCTGTGCAGGCCACAGGTTACGCGCAGGAAGGTACCCCAAAGGCACATGCCGATGGCGCCCTTGACGCCGCCGAAGGCATAGCCAATACCCATCTGGGCAAAGCCGGTGAGCGTCAGCGGCAGCCAGTGGTACTTGCTGAGCCAGCGCTGGCCGGGATCGCGGGTGAGGTCAGGAGCGTAGCGGCCCAGCAGGGCAGTCTCGCTATGCAGAGCGCGGCCAGAAAGGATCCAACCGGCATGCGACCACCAGGTGCCGTCGTGCGGTGTGTGGGGATCGCCCTCTTGATCGCTGTTCTGGTGGTGAACACGGTGCGTGGCCACCCAGAAGATCGGTCCGCCCTCAAGCGCCAAAGTGCCGCAGGTAGAAATCGCCAGCTCCAGCCAGCGGGGAACGCGGTAGCCGCGGTGCGTCAGCAGGCGGTGGTAGCCCATACCGATGCCGACATTGATGGCGAGGAAATACATGATGGCGAAGGCAAGCACGTTCTTCCACGAGAAGAAGAACAGCGCCGCGATAGCGCCAACGTGGAACAGGCCCATGGCGATCGCAGTAATCCAGTTCACACGGCCTTCCTGGTGCTCGCGACCCATGCGGAGGTCTTCGCGCACCTTGCGACGCGTCTCTGTAATCAGCGAGCGAGCATCGATGGGCGTGATTTCAGGGTGCGTTGCCGCGCTGGGCTTCTGCGACTCGACCGGTGACACAAGTGCGGACATGGAACCTCTATTCTGAGCAGTTTGCGTTGGCGCGCACACTGTCTATTAGCAACCTAGCAGCGTGTGCGCCGGGCGTTTGTAATGTTTGTGTAAGGTCGATCTGACGCAGCCGTATGTCGTTCCTTGACGTGGCAGTAGGCGTGGAGCCGATACCATAGAACCATGGCCGGAACCCTCGCACCCTTTCTGCTCAAGCCTTTCTTTTCGCCTCGACCGTGGGGACGCGCGAATCTGCAGCCGTGGTACTCGCAGGCAGAGGTCGGGGACTCAGCAGAGCCGATCGGAGAATCGTGGCTGACCGGGCCGCAGAGTGAAGCCCTGGAAGGTCCGGAGGCCGGGCGGACGCTGGCGCAAGTCGCGCAGGAGAACACAGAAGCGTTGCTGGGTGAGTGGCGCGGCGAGAATGAATTTCCGCTCCTGCTCAAGCTGTTGTTTCCGGATGAGAAGCTGTCCGTGCAGGTGCATCCCGACGACGAGCAGGCTCGCGCCATGGGACAGCCGCGCGGCAAGACCGAGTGCTGGTACGTGGTTGACGCAGAGCCCGGCGCGGCCGTGGCCTGCGGTCTGCGCGCGGGTGTAGACCCGCAACAGATGCACGCTGCAGCCACGGACGGGACGATGGAGTCGCTGCTGCGCTACATCCCTGTTCAGCGCGGCGACATGGTGTTTGTGGATGCGGGCACGGTTCACGCGATCGGGCCCGGCGTCACGCTTTTGGAAACGCAGCAGACTTCGGACACCACGTTTCGCCTGTACGACTACGGCCGCCCACGCGAACTGCATCTGGACAAGGGCGTCGCCGTGAGCCGGGCAGAGACGCGCGCCGGCAAGGTGGAACCTGTGCTGATTGCGAATGGCGAGCGGTTGATTGAGGAACAGTACTTCACCGTGGATCGCTTCGTTCTGCGCGCGGGAGAGACGCTGCGATTGGAAGATGCCGTGGGACGGCCGCACTGCTTTACCACGCTGCAGGGCAACGGGATCGTGAGCTCAG contains:
- a CDS encoding sensor histidine kinase; its protein translation is MNITRRRGAIAFFITLGICLVGLAVALNVGWIILNVHQRHVVFLVLGICFFTVLIAGLVLNTIFLVREVRRNERQDSFLNAVTHELKTPIASIRLYLETLQRRSLDETQRQEFYARMMEDNDRLLHTVEQVLRAGEANAKSVIRNNASRLPVDLADLASEALAETVRRHHLQPEQVRLDNQSAQRVFVSANVQSLRTALLNVLDNAVKYSPNGVDITAEVSILRGNVAMLRITDKGVGIPPSHLKRVFHRFYRVGSREISKIKGTGLGLFITRAIAREHGGDATAQSYGTGLGTTITLQLPLLPSSSVPVSVSGSTPEVAR
- a CDS encoding acyl-CoA desaturase; this translates as MGREHQEGRVNWITAIAMGLFHVGAIAALFFFSWKNVLAFAIMYFLAINVGIGMGYHRLLTHRGYRVPRWLELAISTCGTLALEGGPIFWVATHRVHHQNSDQEGDPHTPHDGTWWSHAGWILSGRALHSETALLGRYAPDLTRDPGQRWLSKYHWLPLTLTGFAQMGIGYAFGGVKGAIGMCLWGTFLRVTCGLHSTWLVNSLTHIWGPRRFETKDDSRNNWLVALLTGGEGWHNNHHAHPVSARHGLVWYEFDINYYGIWVMEKLGLAKKVQVAKWDPMDPKPAGM
- a CDS encoding type I phosphomannose isomerase catalytic subunit, producing MAGTLAPFLLKPFFSPRPWGRANLQPWYSQAEVGDSAEPIGESWLTGPQSEALEGPEAGRTLAQVAQENTEALLGEWRGENEFPLLLKLLFPDEKLSVQVHPDDEQARAMGQPRGKTECWYVVDAEPGAAVACGLRAGVDPQQMHAAATDGTMESLLRYIPVQRGDMVFVDAGTVHAIGPGVTLLETQQTSDTTFRLYDYGRPRELHLDKGVAVSRAETRAGKVEPVLIANGERLIEEQYFTVDRFVLRAGETLRLEDAVGRPHCFTTLQGNGIVSSEAGAGTLRFAGATVVPASAGAVTVEAMEDLVVVRSMPSRVPVAPSHGRAL